The sequence TCAGGAATTGGAATAACAACGTCAATATCAAGATGCTCGTATTCGTCTCTGATTCGATCGCCTAGCTTTTTACCCATCTCAACACGGGCACTGTAAACCGAAATTTTATCGATGAACGAATCAGGGCGAGCAAAGTAAACAAATTCGAAGATACATGGATTCAGTGCAGGGTTATCAGCGCACTGCTTAGTATGTAACTCACCGTCAAATGTCGCATAGATGGCCTCACCCGGAGCTACATCTCGAATAAAATCAAAGCCAACAGCATCTAGTGCAACAGACTCTGATGCCACCATGTATTCTGCTTTTCCATTAACTTCGCGTTTACCTAGGCACAGAGGGCGGATGCCATTTGGATCGCGAAAAGCAATCATACCGTGGCCAATGATCATCGCAGCAACCGCGTACGCGCCTTTGATCGTACGATGAACATTAGTTACAGCACGGAATACATCGTCAGCTGTCACATTACCTTTAACGGTATCAATTTCGTGTGCTAATACGTTAAGCAACACCTCAGAGTCGGAGGTTGTGTTGATGTGTCGACGATCTTTCTCAAACAGTTTTTGGCGAACTTCTGCAGCATTAGTCAGGTTGCCATTATGTGCGAGAGTGATACCGAATGGAGAGTTTACGTAAAATGGTTGGGCTTCAGAAGCGCTTGAACTACCTGCGGTTGGGTAACGAACATGGCCAATACCAACCTCTCCCTGTAGCCTTTGCATGTGTTTCGCTTCAAACACATCTTTAACTAAACCGTTCGCCTTTCTCAGACGAAAACGATTGCTATCTATGGTACAAATACCCGCAGCATCTTGGCCACGGTGCTGCAATACCGTCAATGCATCATAGATAGACTGGTTTACAGGCGTTGTGCCCACGATTCCAACAATACCACACATGTCTTAACCCTCGATTTTCGACAATGGCTGGTGCACTACTGTGCACCAGATAAGAAACTAGATGTTGCTTGCAAGTGTTCAAAGAAAGGAGCGATGATGCGACTAAACTCAGGCACCAACTCCGAACTTTTCCACCACTCTGAGTCTGGAAACGATGTAAACGCATCCATAAAAAATAGCGCAGCAGAAACAATCAAAACACCACGTAGGCCGCCAAATACAATGCCTAACACTCTGTCTGTCCCTGACAAACCTGTTTTTTGCACCAATTGCGCGATGACGTAATTCACAACAGCACCCACAATCAAGGTAGCAACGAACAAGGCTGCGATTGCGGCTCCATTTCGAAACATGTCATCCTTAATATTAGTGAAATACACCGCTAATTTTGAGTAGTACTGGCTGGCAATAAAAAACGCGCCAAACCATATCACTAATGACAATGCTTCTTTAGCGAAGCCACGAACTAAACTGATCAAAGCCGACAGGCCGATCACACTTAAAATGACAATATCTAACGAGTTCATCTGTTCTTACATCTTAAGTTGCGCGCATTTTAACAGAAAAAACGCTGACGCAAACGTTTTCTTATGGATTTAGCGGTTTAAATTTGAGCAACTGACCTTTCGAGCCAGTAATTTTTTCAAGTTCAATAACTTGCTGCTCCAATTTACTCTTGGAAACATCAGGGCCAATAATCACGCGAGTGAAACCATTTTCCGGTTTCGTATGCGCTTGGTAACCGCGCTTTTGCAGATCCGTGACAAGCTTTTTCGCATTGTCCGAGTTCTTCAACGCCATTAGCTGAATAATCCAAGCACTGTCTTGATAATCATTGCGTTCCGTTACCTCTTTAACAACAACAGGTAACGGCTCGGGTTGTTCAATCTCTGGTGGTTGTTCTGGTCGCGGTTCTGGAACATCCTCTATCACCACTTCCACTGGAGAGTCAGGCAAGCTTGCACCATCGTCGACAGGGTCAAGCACCTCAAAGCTCTCCAGTTCATTCCCAGTTTCAGGCTTGATTGGTATACTGGCTATCTCTTCTTTATAGTGCGTTTTCTTGCCATCAAGAACGTCTGGCAAAACAATCACACCAACTGCAACTAAAACGATCGTACCTACTAATCGGTTCTGAAATTTACTTGCCATTTATACTCCTTCGCCCTGCCAGTACTCCAGTATCTCCCCAACCGTATGGAAAGAACCCACAACGAGAATGACATCATCTTTCTCTGCTTGTGTCATTGCAGCTTTAAAAGCCTCGACTGGTGATGCATATTTCTCATTGCTTTCAGGTAAGTACTGGCAAAGCTCATCTGCAGTCGCAGCACGTGGGCCAGAAAGTGATGCTGGATACCAGTTTGAAGCGATTTGAGACAGCGTTGAAAGGGTCTGCTTAATGTCTTTGTCATGCAACATAGCAACAACGGTATGAATCGATTTCCCTTCATATACCTTTGCAACCCTTTCAACCAAATACTCTGCAGAATGAGGGTTATGAGCCACATCCAGCAAAATGGTCGGGTTCTCACCAATGATCTGCATACGACCGGGCAATTTCGCATGAGTTAGGCCGTTAACAATATTAATGTCTGTGACATCGAGATTTGATGTCGCTAACGCCATTAAAGCCGTCGCCGCATTTTGTAGTGGTAGCCCAGGTACAGGCAAATCTTCCAGCGAGTATGAACCATGCATCCATGTCCACTTCTGCTCTGACGTTTGCTTATATGTATACTGAATATCAACTTGATATAGCTCTGCGCCTATATCGTCCGCGTGAGCGGCAACCGTTGCTGGCGCTTTAGGCTGACCGCAAATGGCTGGCTTACCACTTCGATAAATCCCAGCTTTTTCAAATCCAATTACATTAATGTCATCACCAAGCCAGTCAACATGATCGATTGCGAGGCTGGTAATGACAGACACATCGTGATCAACGACATTAGTAGCATCTAAACGACCGCCTAGACCCACTTCAAGCAGGACAATGTCAACTTTTTCAGTTTGGAAAAGTCGTAACGCGGCTAACGTTCCAAATTCGAAAAAGCTCAGGCTGATTTCGCCACGCTGCTTTTCAACAAAGTCAAAAGCTTGAGCATGTTTTTCGTCTTCTAGATCGCAACCATTTACGCGCACGCGTTCGTTATAACGAATTAAATGAGGAGAACTGTAAACACCGACAGAGTAACCGGCGTCGAGCAAGATGGCTTCCATCATTGCGCAGGTAGAGCCTTTACCATTGGTACCAGCAACAGTAATTACTGTAGGAGCAGGTTTGGTGAGATTGGCAGATTGTGCCACAGCCTGAACTCTATCTAAGCCTAGGTCGATGGCTGATGTGTGGATATTTGATAAATAATCAAGCCACATCGCTAGTGGTGATGTGGCTTGTGGAATTTGGGTTTGATTCATCTAACTTAAACCAGATAATTGCGGTTGTTTGTTAGTGTGTTACTTTACCCTTTTTCGTCCGCTTCTGGTACATCATAAGTCTCCTCATTTGGAGATTCGTCCACAGAAACGACTAATGGTGAAGGTTGAGCGGTCATTTTAGCGATTAAGCTACCAATACGTTGACGCATTTCGCGACGATCAACAATCATGTCGATTGCACCGTGATCCAGTAGGAACTCACTACGCTGGAAACCTTCTGGAAGATCTTCACGTACTGTTTGCTCAATAACACGACGACCAGCAAAACCAATCAGTGCTTTAGGTTCGCCGATATTGATGTCACCCAGCATTGCTAAACTCGCAGAAACACCACCCATTGTTGGGTCAGTCATTACTGAGATAAACGGTAGGCCTTTTTCAGACAGACGCTCAAGTGCCGCACTGGTTTTTGCCATTTGCATTAGAGACATCAGTGCTTCTTGCATACGCGCACCGCCACTTGCAGAAAAGCAAACTAGGCCACAGTTGTTCTCGATGGCCGCTTCAACAGCACGAACGAATCGAGCACCTACTACAGAGCCCATTGAACCACCCATAAACGAGAATTCAAATGCACATGCAACAATAGGAAGACCTAACAATTCACCTTGCATAACAATAAGCGCATCTTTCTCACCGCTGCTCTTTTGAGCCGCAGAAATACGATCTTTGTATCGCTTAGAGTCTTTAAATTTCAGTTTGTCCTGCGGCTCCAGCTCATTAGCAAGCTCTACGCGGTTGCCTTCATCAAGGAAAGTTTCCAGACGGCGGCGAGCCTTCATACGCATGTGATGATCACATTTTGGACATACTTCTAGGTTACGCTCTAGTTCAGCGTGGTAAAGCACCTGTTCACAAGATGTACATTTAGTCCATACACCTTCAGGAATGGACGCTTTACGTGCACTTACGATGTTGCTTTTTTCTAAAATCTTTTCAAGCCAACTCATGGAAGACCTTTTCTCTATTAATCCCATGCCAAAAGCACGAGAAACAAATTCTGAATTTACGCGTGAGGATTAAAGCATATTAAATGCCAGCTGTAGATAAAAAACTGGTTGTACCTATTTTTGAGCTTATCTCTCACACACTAAAAAGATGATAATGTAGACAATTTTACACAATTTAGTTCAAATTATCTGGCAAAAACAGTGGGCCAATCGGCACTCTTGGCAATTCGAATGCATCCGGATAATCAACGTCTACCAAGTATAGACCTTCCGCTTTTGCCGTTGCACCTGCCAGTCTACGATTCTTCTCTTCCAGAAGCCACTGAATCCACTCAGGTTCCTGATCACCGCGCCCCACACAAATCAAGCTACCCGTGATGTTTCGTACCATATGGTGAACAAACGCATTGGCTTTAATATCGATAACAACATATTGCCCATGACGTGTGACATTCAGGTGCATGATATTTCGCCAAGGACTTCGCGATTGACAGTGTACAGCTCGAAAAGAGGTAAAATCATTTTCACCCAACAAAAATTGGCCCGCGCGATGCATTTTCTCTTCATCGAGTTCACCATGATAATGGCTCACCCCAGAAGATAAAATCCCTGGTCTCAACGCGCTGTTAAAAATGATGTAGCGGTAACGACGTGCTGTTGCCGAAAAACGCGCATGAAACTCTTCAGGAACCTCTTTTGCCCAGCGAACAGCAATATCATTAGGTAGATTTGCGTTCACTCCCATTGTCCAAGCGACCATTTTACGACTTGCCGTTGTATCAAAATGTACAACTTGGCCAGTACCGTGAACGCCAGCATCCGTGCGCCCAGCGCATTGAACTTCAACTGGGTGATTAGCGACGATACTTAAAGCTCGTTCCAGCTTTTCTTGTACACTTTTTACTTCTTTTTGACGCTGCCAACCAAAGTAATGAGTGCCATTGTACTCAATACCTAAAGCAATTCTCATCTTGGATTTCTCTTAGAAAATGGGGCACGAAGTATAAACATTTTTAAGTTAAAAAATAAGGGGCTCATCAGCCCCCTATCATTCTTTTCTAACTTTGACCTATGCTATCGATTAGGCTCTTAGCTTCTCGACGAATGTCGTCGCTACCATCCACTATCGCCTCTTCGAGTAATTTTCTCGCCCCCATAGCATCATTCATTTCCATGTAGATTTTCGCTAGATCAAGTTTACCCGCAGCTTCGGCATTCGCATCGCTGTCTTCGTAACTGCTGATACTTCCAATAACGTCGGGGAAATCACTCAGGCCAACATCAAGCTGAAGTGTGTCGTCCACTTCCTGTTCTCCTTCAGCGTCCACTTCTGCCATTAGCTCATCGATAGTGCGATACTGATGTTCTCTAGGATTAAAATCTTCGATATCCTTTTGATCTTCCCAGTTTTCATCCGAAACCTTTGCCTCTGCCGGCGGGTTTCCTTCTGACCAGATTACTTGTTCTTCTTCGGGAATATCATCACTGATCTGCGCTTGTTGCTCAGGAGAAAGAGCAAAACCATTCCAATCTTCCCCTCCCATTTCGAGCATCGCTTCAATATCCAACCCTGCGCTGTCTGACACAGTTTCGTCTACTGGTTTATCAAACGCGAAATTCGGTGTTTCATTGTCCGGTTGATCAGAAAGCAGTTCATCGAATGCCTTTTGATCGAACTCCGCATGATGATAA is a genomic window of Vibrio japonicus containing:
- the purF gene encoding amidophosphoribosyltransferase; protein product: MCGIVGIVGTTPVNQSIYDALTVLQHRGQDAAGICTIDSNRFRLRKANGLVKDVFEAKHMQRLQGEVGIGHVRYPTAGSSSASEAQPFYVNSPFGITLAHNGNLTNAAEVRQKLFEKDRRHINTTSDSEVLLNVLAHEIDTVKGNVTADDVFRAVTNVHRTIKGAYAVAAMIIGHGMIAFRDPNGIRPLCLGKREVNGKAEYMVASESVALDAVGFDFIRDVAPGEAIYATFDGELHTKQCADNPALNPCIFEFVYFARPDSFIDKISVYSARVEMGKKLGDRIRDEYEHLDIDVVIPIPETSCDIALQIAQAIDKPYRQGFVKNRYVGRTFIMPGQQQRKKSVRRKLNAIRSEFKDKNVLLVDDSIVRGTTSEQIIEMARDSGAKKVFMVSAAPEIRFPNVYGIDMPSANELIAHGRDNEAICKQIGADELIFQTLEDLVEAVGLGNTDIAKFETSVFNGEYVTGDIDQEYLDFLESLRSDDAKVQREIQQELANLELHNEGA
- a CDS encoding CvpA family protein, which translates into the protein MNSLDIVILSVIGLSALISLVRGFAKEALSLVIWFGAFFIASQYYSKLAVYFTNIKDDMFRNGAAIAALFVATLIVGAVVNYVIAQLVQKTGLSGTDRVLGIVFGGLRGVLIVSAALFFMDAFTSFPDSEWWKSSELVPEFSRIIAPFFEHLQATSSFLSGAQ
- a CDS encoding SPOR domain-containing protein; this translates as MASKFQNRLVGTIVLVAVGVIVLPDVLDGKKTHYKEEIASIPIKPETGNELESFEVLDPVDDGASLPDSPVEVVIEDVPEPRPEQPPEIEQPEPLPVVVKEVTERNDYQDSAWIIQLMALKNSDNAKKLVTDLQKRGYQAHTKPENGFTRVIIGPDVSKSKLEQQVIELEKITGSKGQLLKFKPLNP
- the folC gene encoding bifunctional tetrahydrofolate synthase/dihydrofolate synthase yields the protein MNQTQIPQATSPLAMWLDYLSNIHTSAIDLGLDRVQAVAQSANLTKPAPTVITVAGTNGKGSTCAMMEAILLDAGYSVGVYSSPHLIRYNERVRVNGCDLEDEKHAQAFDFVEKQRGEISLSFFEFGTLAALRLFQTEKVDIVLLEVGLGGRLDATNVVDHDVSVITSLAIDHVDWLGDDINVIGFEKAGIYRSGKPAICGQPKAPATVAAHADDIGAELYQVDIQYTYKQTSEQKWTWMHGSYSLEDLPVPGLPLQNAATALMALATSNLDVTDINIVNGLTHAKLPGRMQIIGENPTILLDVAHNPHSAEYLVERVAKVYEGKSIHTVVAMLHDKDIKQTLSTLSQIASNWYPASLSGPRAATADELCQYLPESNEKYASPVEAFKAAMTQAEKDDVILVVGSFHTVGEILEYWQGEGV
- the accD gene encoding acetyl-CoA carboxylase, carboxyltransferase subunit beta, which produces MSWLEKILEKSNIVSARKASIPEGVWTKCTSCEQVLYHAELERNLEVCPKCDHHMRMKARRRLETFLDEGNRVELANELEPQDKLKFKDSKRYKDRISAAQKSSGEKDALIVMQGELLGLPIVACAFEFSFMGGSMGSVVGARFVRAVEAAIENNCGLVCFSASGGARMQEALMSLMQMAKTSAALERLSEKGLPFISVMTDPTMGGVSASLAMLGDINIGEPKALIGFAGRRVIEQTVREDLPEGFQRSEFLLDHGAIDMIVDRREMRQRIGSLIAKMTAQPSPLVVSVDESPNEETYDVPEADEKG
- the truA gene encoding tRNA pseudouridine(38-40) synthase TruA, translated to MRIALGIEYNGTHYFGWQRQKEVKSVQEKLERALSIVANHPVEVQCAGRTDAGVHGTGQVVHFDTTASRKMVAWTMGVNANLPNDIAVRWAKEVPEEFHARFSATARRYRYIIFNSALRPGILSSGVSHYHGELDEEKMHRAGQFLLGENDFTSFRAVHCQSRSPWRNIMHLNVTRHGQYVVIDIKANAFVHHMVRNITGSLICVGRGDQEPEWIQWLLEEKNRRLAGATAKAEGLYLVDVDYPDAFELPRVPIGPLFLPDNLN